In the Candidatus Neomarinimicrobiota bacterium genome, ACGCCTGTTCGATATCCTTACCTCAGCTGTCTTGCTGCTGTTGCTGCTGCCGGTTTGGCCCTTTCTACGGATTTTCTGCGGATTTGAACGCCATACCATCTGGACGGTAAAAAGCAACCTGACGAGCATACACTTGCTGCAGAATGGCGGGGCTAGACTGCGGCGGCTGCCCCTGCTGTGGTACATCTTAAAGGGCAATCTGAGCTTTGTAGGCGCTGAAATAGTACCCGGTCATGAGCCGGATCCGCACCTGCTTTTCAAGCCTGGTATGACCGGACTGGCCCGATTGCGAGAAGTGCCGGAAGAACCGGATGTAGCCCAGAGCTACCAGCACTACTACCTTCAGCACCAGTCCCTCACCTTCGACCTGGAGATACTACTGAAGGCGCTGTTTCGGATCTAGCGACTGCTAATCGTTCCTATTGGTGGAGTTGAGGCAGCATAGAGCCATTTATTTCTCTAAATTTTGAATGCTAACCGATCGAACCTTAAAACCGTGCCAATTTATGGGAGGTGTCCCATGAGAAGAGGTATCTCAAGATGTTGCCCCATCGTTCTCGCTGTTGTCTTGGCAACCTCCGCCTATTCACAGGTAGAGCGCAGGGAAATCGGCAACTTGGTGCTTGAAAATATCCCTGATATACCCCAGCAGGTGGTGGAACGAATGCTTCAGTATCAGAATGTACGCTCGGCATACTTCACGGGCTGGCAGCCCGAGGGCCAGGGCCTGTATGTAGTCACCCGCTTCGGAGAGACCAGTCAGATTCATTATGTGGAGCGACCCGGGGGTGCCCGGCAACAGCTCACTTTTTTCAACGAACCGGTCAGCGGAGCGGCTATCCGGCCGGCCGGGCCCAAAGACGGTTTCCTATTCATTAAGGATGTAGGCGGGAGCGAGTTCTACCAGATCTTCTATTTCGATATACCCACTGGCGAGTATGCTATGCTTACCGATGGGTCCTCCCGCAATGGTGCTGCCCGGTGGGCAAATAAGGGTGACCGCTTTGTCTATTTCAGCACCGCCCGCAACGGCAGAGACTGGGATCTTTATATCGCTGCCGCTGATGATCCCGATCAGACCAGGATGATCCTGGAAGCGGAAGGCACCTGGTACCCGATAGATTGGAATTCTGATGACAGCGGGCTGCTGGTGGAGCAGTACGTGTCCATCAATGAGTCCTACTTCTATATCCTCGATCTGGCCAGTGGGGAGCTTACCCGGATCAATCCCTCAGATGAGAAGATCTCCTACGGTAACGCCCGCTGGGCTATAGATGGCCGGGGGATCTATTACACATCTGATGAGAACAGCGAATACCAGAGGCTGCGCTATTACGACCTGAGCACCGGCCGGTCCACGGTGCTGACTGAGGACATAGACTGGGACGTGGAGGCTTTTGAAATCTCCCATAAAGGCGATATCCTGGCTTTCGTTACCAATGAAGATGGTATCGATAAACTGCACCTGCGGAAGATTAAGGGCTGGCGTGCCCTCAAAGTGCCGGAATTGCCGGTTGGTCTCATCGGAGGTCTGGAGTTTAGCCCGGATGACAAGGAGCTGGCCCTGACCCTCAACACCCCCCAGACTCCCAGTGATACCTATTCGCTGCATATCACGAAGCAGCAGCTGACCCGGTGGACGAATAGTGAGGTAGGGGGCCTTCAGACGGAGGACTTTGTGGTCCCCGAGCTAATTCATTATCCCACTTTCGATGCGGTTGCGGACCAACCCCGCTTGATCCCCGCCTTTTATTATAAACCGGGCTCTGTGGAGCCGCCCTACCCGGTGGTCATTTATATCCACGGCGGACCGGAAGGCCAGTACCAGCCTGGATTTTCCTCGACTTTCCAATATTGGATCAATGAGCTGGGAATCGCAGTCCTGGCACCCAATGTCCGGGGTTCGTCCGGCTACGGGAAAACCTTCGTTAAGCTGGACAACGGCTACAAGCGGGAGGATTCGGTGAGAGACATCGGTGCCCTCATGGACTGGATCGCTGAGCAGCCGGAGCTGGACAACCAGCGGGTGGCCGTCTACGGCGGCTCCTACGGTGGTTATATGGTCCTGGCTTCCATGATTCATTATAACGACCGGCTCAAGACCGGCATCGAGCTGGTGGGCGTTAGCAATTTTGTCACCTTCCTTGAGAATACCCAGGATTATCGACGGGATCTACGCCGGAAGGAATATGGTGATGAGCGTGATCCTGAAATGCGCGCGTTTTTAATCGGCATCTCGCCGACCACCAACGCCCACAAAATCACCAGGCCCATGTTCATCGCCCAGGGGCTCAACGATCCCCGGGTGCCGGCAAGCGAGTCGGTGCAGATCGTTGAGGCTATCCGTAAGAATAAAGGGCAGGTGTGGTACATGCTGGCCAAGGACGAAGGCCATGGCTTCCAGAAGAAGTCCAACAGCGACTTTTACCGACAAGCCACCGTACTCTTCTGGGAGGAGTACCTGCTGAAATAGGGGGCTGCACCCCCACCGCTCGCGATGACTTCCCTTGATCGTCATTGCGAGTCCCGACCGTCAGCGTCGGGACGTGGCAATCTCTATGGCAGAACCCGAGATTGCCACAATCCCGTCTTCGACCGTGCCCGGTGATATCGGGGATGCAAAACCTTCTGGCATTTCACCCTCTCGCAGTGATAACCTTACGTCCCGATGGCTAGCAAATACGTACTCAGTTTCGAAAAACCCCTCAAGGAGCTGGAGGAGAAGATTGAGGCCACCAAGCGCACAGCTCTGGAGCGGGGTACCGACATGAGCAAGGAGATTCAAGGTCTGGAGGCCAAGCTGGAGAAGGCTGCGGCCGACTTTTACAAGAACCTCACGCGCTGGCAGCGGGTTCAGATGGCCCGGCATCCCGAGCGGCCCTATACCCTGGATTATATCGAGCGTATCACCCGCTTCTGGTTCGAAATGCATGGTGACCGCCACTACGCCGATGACAAGTCGGTGGTCGGTGGATTGGCCGCGATTGATGCTGAAAAGGTGGTGATCATCGGTCAGCAGAAAGGGCGGGGAACCCGGGACAATCTATATCGCAATTTTGGGATGCCCAACCCGGAAGGTTACCGTAAAGCCCAGCGTCTGATGCACCTGGCTGCCAAGTTCAACCGCCCGTTGATTTCCTTCATTGATACTCCTGGTGCCTATCCCGGGCTCGGGGCCGAGGAACGCGGCCAGGCCGAGGCCATCGCCCGCAACCTGATGGTCATGTCCACCCTGCCGGTGCCTATTATTATCATCGTGATCGGGGAAGGGGCTTCCGGCGGGGCACTGGGCATGGGGGTAGGTGACCGACTCCTCATGCTGGAAAACACCTGGTTCTCCGTGATCAGCCCCGAGGGGTGTGCCTCTATTCTCTATAGGGATTCCAGCAAGGCGGAGGAGGCCGCCGATGCCATGCGGATAACCCCCAGGGATCTGGTGAAAATGGGCATCTGTGATCGTGCCCTTCCGGAGCCCCTCGGCGGTGCCCACCGGGATATGGATGCCGTGGCAGCCACCGTCAAGGCCGCCATTCTGGAGACGGTGGGGGAACTGAAGGATATCCCACCGGATGAGCTGGTGGCTTCCCGGATCAAGCGCTACGAGTGCCTCGGCCAATGGCAGGAATAAACCTGGTCCATCGGCACCGCCTGCGGGTCCTCTACGCCCATACCGACCGTATGAACGTGGTCTACTACAGCCGCTACTACGAGTATTTCGAATCGGCCCGTAGCGCTCTCCTCAGAGATATTCAATTTCCCTACCGGCAGATGGAGCGGGAAGGGATCTTCCTGCCGGTAGTGGAGAGCCATTGCCGCTACTACCGCCCCGCTACCTACGAAGACCTGCTCACTATCGAGACCCGCCTGGAAGAGGAGCCGAAGGTGAAAATCAGGCTCTCCTATCGGGTATACAAAGATGGGGAAGAGCAGCCCATCGCCGAAGGGTACACCGTTCATTCCTTCGTCAATCAGGATCGCAGGCCGGTGGAGGTGCCGGAAGCCTTCCTGGCCTGTGTCCGCAAATACGCCGGGCAGCTGCTGGAAGATTAAGGGCAACTCTGTCCCTGACAACCTTTTCCCTAAGGGAAGCGTCCAACAGTCAGGTAACCATTCGACGCTGATAAAGCCATCATAACCGCGTGGTCCGATATGATATTGCCATCGTTCGCGGCAACATATGGATATGCCATGAAATATTGCCCATCCCTCATCCTGGTCTGCTTCCTCGCAACCACATCGGCGCTCGCCGCAGACAGCCAGGATAACAATCAGCCCGCCATCGAGGCCGTCCGGGTCGTGGAAACGATCACCATCGACGGCCTGCTCCAGGAAGCGGTCTGGCAGCGCGAGGGCTACTCCCGACTGATCCAACGCGATCCCATCGAAGGTGCCGAGCCTACTGAGCTGACAGCCGTGCTTATCGCTTACAACGAAGACGGCCTCTATGTGGCCGGCACCTGCCATCACTCCGGTCCCGACTCCATCGTGGGGGGCCTGGCGCGCAGAGACGAATACGTGGAGTCCGACTGGTTCTGGTTCTGGATCGATCCCAACTACGACCGCCAGAACGGCTTCGGCTTCGCCGTCAATCCCGATGGGTCCATCATAGATCAGCGACTCTACCGGGACATTCTCAGCGATGATGATTGGGATGGCGTGTGGGAGGCCGCCGCCAAAAGCGACAGCGACCGCTGGACCTTCGAGATGCTCATACCCTTCTCTCAGCTGCGGTTCGACAAGCAGGAGACCTATACCTGGGGTGTGAATTTCAAGCGCTACATCCTCTCCAACGCCGAGCACGACTACTTCGTGATGGTTCCCAAGGATGAGAGCGGCTTTGTCTCCCGGTTCGGGCGGTTGACGGGTCTGGAAGGTATCGAACCACCGGCGCGCCTATTCGTCTCCCCTTACGCCATGGGAAAGCTCAACGACTTTCCCGGCACGAAAGGAAACCCGTTCTACCGGGACATGCGCACCGGTAGAAACCTGGGTCTGGACATCAAGTACGGCCTCACGGGTAACCTCACCCTGGACCTGGCTATCAATCCCGATTTCGGCCAGGCGGAAGTCGATCCGGCCGTTATCAACCTCTCCGCCTTCGAGACTTTCTACTCGGAAAAGCGAGCCTTCTTCCTGGAGGGATCGGACATATTCCGTTTCGGCGCTACGCCCACCGGCGGGGTCTGGGGCTGCTACTGGGCGGGTCCCAATATCTTCTACAGCCGCCGCATCGGGCGCCGACCCGCCAGCAGCCCGGTGCATGAGGGCGATGTATACGCCCCGCAACAAACCACCGTTCTGGGCGCCGCCAAAGTCAGCGGAAAAATCAGAAACTGGTCCCTGGGCAGTATTAACGCCGTGACCCAGCGGGAGTACGCCCAGGTCGATTCTGAAAGTGTCCGCTTCGATGACGAAATCGAACCCGCCGCTTTTTACGGCATCTACCGCGGCATCGGCGAATTCAACGAGGGGAGACAGGGCCTGGGTTTCATCCTCACCTATGTCGATCGCAACCAGGATCTCCCCGCGCCCTGACGGATATCAATAACAACCGCGCCATGGTCGCCGGCACCGACGGTTGGTCCTTCCTCGGGGAAAACCGGAACTGGGCCTTCATCGGCCAGATGGCCTACTCCCGGGTCGACGGCACTCGGGAGCGCATCAGCCGGCTCCAGCAATCCCCCCAGCATTACTACCAGCGACCCGATTTCGAAACCGTATCCCTGGATACCAACCGCACCTTCCTCGACGGTTACATGGGACGGTTCGGCCTGCACAATATTGGCGGTAATTGGCATTTCCAGACGGCCTTGGGAATCATTTCCCCCGGCTTTGATGTCAACGATCTGGG is a window encoding:
- a CDS encoding alpha/beta fold hydrolase, whose product is MRRGISRCCPIVLAVVLATSAYSQVERREIGNLVLENIPDIPQQVVERMLQYQNVRSAYFTGWQPEGQGLYVVTRFGETSQIHYVERPGGARQQLTFFNEPVSGAAIRPAGPKDGFLFIKDVGGSEFYQIFYFDIPTGEYAMLTDGSSRNGAARWANKGDRFVYFSTARNGRDWDLYIAAADDPDQTRMILEAEGTWYPIDWNSDDSGLLVEQYVSINESYFYILDLASGELTRINPSDEKISYGNARWAIDGRGIYYTSDENSEYQRLRYYDLSTGRSTVLTEDIDWDVEAFEISHKGDILAFVTNEDGIDKLHLRKIKGWRALKVPELPVGLIGGLEFSPDDKELALTLNTPQTPSDTYSLHITKQQLTRWTNSEVGGLQTEDFVVPELIHYPTFDAVADQPRLIPAFYYKPGSVEPPYPVVIYIHGGPEGQYQPGFSSTFQYWINELGIAVLAPNVRGSSGYGKTFVKLDNGYKREDSVRDIGALMDWIAEQPELDNQRVAVYGGSYGGYMVLASMIHYNDRLKTGIELVGVSNFVTFLENTQDYRRDLRRKEYGDERDPEMRAFLIGISPTTNAHKITRPMFIAQGLNDPRVPASESVQIVEAIRKNKGQVWYMLAKDEGHGFQKKSNSDFYRQATVLFWEEYLLK
- a CDS encoding acetyl-CoA carboxylase carboxyltransferase subunit alpha codes for the protein MASKYVLSFEKPLKELEEKIEATKRTALERGTDMSKEIQGLEAKLEKAAADFYKNLTRWQRVQMARHPERPYTLDYIERITRFWFEMHGDRHYADDKSVVGGLAAIDAEKVVIIGQQKGRGTRDNLYRNFGMPNPEGYRKAQRLMHLAAKFNRPLISFIDTPGAYPGLGAEERGQAEAIARNLMVMSTLPVPIIIIVIGEGASGGALGMGVGDRLLMLENTWFSVISPEGCASILYRDSSKAEEAADAMRITPRDLVKMGICDRALPEPLGGAHRDMDAVAATVKAAILETVGELKDIPPDELVASRIKRYECLGQWQE
- a CDS encoding acyl-CoA thioesterase, with the protein product MAGINLVHRHRLRVLYAHTDRMNVVYYSRYYEYFESARSALLRDIQFPYRQMEREGIFLPVVESHCRYYRPATYEDLLTIETRLEEEPKVKIRLSYRVYKDGEEQPIAEGYTVHSFVNQDRRPVEVPEAFLACVRKYAGQLLED
- a CDS encoding DUF5916 domain-containing protein codes for the protein MKYCPSLILVCFLATTSALAADSQDNNQPAIEAVRVVETITIDGLLQEAVWQREGYSRLIQRDPIEGAEPTELTAVLIAYNEDGLYVAGTCHHSGPDSIVGGLARRDEYVESDWFWFWIDPNYDRQNGFGFAVNPDGSIIDQRLYRDILSDDDWDGVWEAAAKSDSDRWTFEMLIPFSQLRFDKQETYTWGVNFKRYILSNAEHDYFVMVPKDESGFVSRFGRLTGLEGIEPPARLFVSPYAMGKLNDFPGTKGNPFYRDMRTGRNLGLDIKYGLTGNLTLDLAINPDFGQAEVDPAVINLSAFETFYSEKRAFFLEGSDIFRFGATPTGGVWGCYWAGPNIFYSRRIGRRPASSPVHEGDVYAPQQTTVLGAAKVSGKIRNWSLGSINAVTQREYAQVDSESVRFDDEIEPAAFYGIYRGIGEFNEGRQGLGFILTYVDRNQDLPAP